Part of the Prevotella communis genome is shown below.
ACCAGAAGGCTCTGGCTGCTTGGGCTGAGGAAGAAATTGCTCTGAATGCTGAGAACAAGATGGCTTGGGCCCTGAAGGGTGAGGTGCAGATGAACGAGCGCGACTGGGACAATGCTGTTGAGTCTTACAAGAAGGCTATCGAGATTGATCCTACCTTCATCCAGTGTATCTTCAATGCTGGTGTATGTCTGAATGGTAAGGCCATCGACCTGAAGGATAAGTTGGCCGACAAGAATACTGGCGGTCTGACAAAGGCTAATGCCGACAAGGTGAAGGCTATCCTGACCGATGCCCTGTCATTCCTGGAGCGTGCCAAAGAACTGGATCCCGATCGTGAGAAGGTGAACTGGGCATATCCTCTCTATCAGATTTACTATTCGCTGGGCAACAAGGCCAAGTCTGACGAGATGGAGGCCCTGGTGAATGCCGGACGATAATATCAACCCTTTAAATTAGAGAATGAAGCAACTCATTGCAGTTACGCTTCTCTTATTGATGACGACACCGTGCTTGATGGCTCAGAAGAAAGAGCTTAGTCAGGCACGGTCGTCTATCAAGAGTGGCAAATACGCAGATGCTGAGAAAACATTGACAGCTCTGCTGAAAGACTCGACCAACCGTACCAACAAGCGTATCTGGCTGGCCTACTACGATGCCGTGCTTGGACAGTATGAGCAGGGCAACGAGAAACTGTATCTCAAACAGCAATACGATACGGCATCTTTCTTTGCGAAGGCTCTTCAGATGCTGACCATTGCAGAGACACTTGACAGTCTCACAACAGATAATCGTAAGAGCCTCTCACAACAGCTAAATGCGCTGCGCCCTAATATCTTCAATGGGGGCTCTTTCCTGTTGAGAAAGAATAAATGGGCTGATGCCTATCGCTATTATGAGGCCTATCTGGACTGCGCCCGTCAGCCTCTGTTTCAGGCCTATCATTACGACTCCCTTGATACTCGTATGTCTGAGGCGGCCTATTGGGCTACCTATTGCGGCTACAAACAGCAAGACCCTGTGCTGACGCTCCGTTACAGTAAGCGTGCGCTCCAGGACACGGCCAAGGCCGATTTTACCCTGCAGTTTATTGCTGAGGCCCGCCGCTTGCTCAAGGATGATGAACTGTATGTGCAGACCCTCGAAGAGGGCTTCCGCCGTTATCCACAGTTCCATTATTTCTTCCCTCGCCTGATGGACGCCTATGCCAATATGGGCCAGCACGAGAAAGCCTTGGCGCTGACTGATAGTGCGCTGACAGTCAATCCCTCCAGCGAACTGTTTCTCTTTGCTAAGTCCACCACGCTATTGCGTATGGAGCGCTATGCGGAGAGTATCAAGTATAGTGAGCGACTCATAGAATTGAATCCAAATCTGGCCGAACCTTATTTCAATGCTGGTACGGCTTATGTCAATATAGCTGAACGTCAAAACGACAAGCGCGATAAGAAGCTGATGCGCCAGGCTTATCAGAAGGCCTGTCCTTTTATGGAGCACTATCGCAAACTGATGCCCAAGGAGAAGGCTAAGTGGGCTCCTGTGCTCTATCGTATCTACCTGAATCTGAATATGGGTAAGCAGTTTGACGAGATCGACAGACTGTTAAAGGAAAAGTGAATAGTGAAAAGAGAATAATTTGCTACCGCTATGAAAAATATTTGTATTGTTGCGGGCGCACGCCCTAATTTTGTGAAGGTGGCACCTCTGATTCGTGCCATTGAGAAGGCTGAGGGTGCCGAGTATGAACTGGTATATACTGGTCGTGAGGACGATCCTACTTTGGAGACCTCGCTCTTCGATGATTTGCAGATGCCGCGCCCGTCTGTGTTCTTTGGTGTCGACAGTACCATCCTGAATGAGATAACCAGTAGGGTGATGGCTCATTTTGATGCTTATCTGGAGGAGAATCCTGCTGATGTGGTGATTGTGGTCGACGACCTTGCCTCTACGATGGCGGCTGCTATCGTTACCAAGAAACGAGGCATCAAACTGGCACATCTTGTGGCAGGCACCCGTTCGTTTGATATGAATATGCCTAAGGAGGTGAACCGCCTGGTTATTGATGCCCTCAGCGACTATCTCTTTACGGCCGGCACACGCAGTAATAGTGTGGCTGCACGCGAACAGTCGGATAGCAACAATACTTATATGGTGGGAAATATCCTGATGGATACCCTCCGCTTTAATCATCAGCGTCTGCAAAAACCAGCTTTGGATATAGAACCGGGCTCATATTTCGTGTTTACTGTAAACAGAAAGGCGCTCTTAGCCGATGAGGATAAGTTGAAGAAGATGCTTATTGCCATGTCCGAGGCTGCAGGCGGTACACCTATCATTGCGCCTTTGCGAGGCAAAGCTCTTGAAGTGGTTTCAGGTTTCAGGTTTCAAGTTTCAAACCTGAAACCTCAACCCTCCCTGAGTTATCTTGAATTCGGTTGGTTGACGGCTCATGCCAAGGGTATCATCACGGATAGTGGTAATGTAGCCGAGGAAGCTACGTTCAACAGTGTGCCTTGTATCACGCTGAACAGCTATACAGAGCATCAGGAGACGGTCAGCGTAGGTAGTAATGTCCTGGTGGGTGAAGATCCTCAGCGACTGAAGGAGGAGATGCAGCGTATCGAGGCCGGACAATGGAAGAAATGTGCCCTTCCTGACCGATGGGATGGTCGTACGGCAGAACGTATCGTACAGATTCTGTTGGGCTAAAGATAAAAAAGAGCGGTTAGACATTTGCCTAACCGCTTTTTCTTTTAATTAATAGTTTTCTGCCTTTACCTGGAAGTAAGCCTTGGGATGATCGCAGACGGGACAAATCTCGGGTGCCTTCTTGCCGATGATGATATGTCCGCAGTTGCTGCACTGCCAGATAACGTCGTTGTCTTTGGAGAATACACACTCCTTCTTGACGTTGTCGAGCAACTTGCGATAACGCTCCTCGTGCTCTTTCTCGATCTTTGCTACCATTCTGAACTTTGCGGCAATCTCCTTGAAACCCTCTTCGTCAGCCTCCTCGGCCATGCGGGCATACATGTCTGTCCACTCGAAGTTCTCACCGTTGGCTGCATCCTCAAGGTTGGCCATTGTGTCGTTGATCTTGCCACCATTCAGGTATTTAAACCATATCTCAGCATGCTCCTTCTCATTAGCAGCTGTCTCCAGGAAGATATTACTAATCTGTACAAAACCATCCTTCTTTGCTTTTGAAGCATAGTAGGTGTACTTGTTGCGTGCCTGACTCTCGCCTGCAAAAGCTTCCTGCAGGTTTTTCTCTGTCTTTGTTCCTTTCAAATCTTTCATTTCTGTAAGTGTTTGTTTAGTGAATAATTGGGTTAGTTTTATTTCTCAGCCACAAAGTTACGAATTAGTTTCCGAATAAAAAAATAAAGGTCGTATTTTTTTTTATGATTGAGCCTAATCATCACACGATTCCCTCAAAAACTTCACTCGTGTGAAATCATCGATTGACTCGAGTCAATTCATGAAATCACTCGAGTCAATTCATGAATTCAGCTATATATATGCGCGCCCCGATATTTTAGGGTGACTGATTCTTCAATTTTACTCTATGTTACGAAATGCAAACATCTGCCATAAAAATCTTTCAAAGTGGTACACAAATTAAGCGAAAATGTGCATAATCAATAATAAATTGACAGAATTTGTACGTTTTTGAAACTTTTTTGGCATTTTATTTGTATATTTAATAATTCTTACGTATTTTTGCACGCTGATAGGAAAAATTAGTGAAAAGAAAGCGATGTACGCGCGAACAATATTGATAATATAATAATACTTTAACAATTAACTTAAAAAACGAGAGAGATTTATGGAAAAAAGACTAATGACAATGTTAGTGGGCTTATTCCTTCTGGTAGGAGGAGTATTGGCTCAGACAAAAGTCAGTGGTACCGTTGTGTCTCAAGATGACGGACAACCCGTAGTGGGTGCAACGGTCCTGGTTGTAGGAACCAGCACAGGTGCTGTGACAAATGCCAATGGTCAGTTCTCAGTGACTGTACCTGCAGGCAAGAAAACCTTGCGCGTATCATACATTGGTATGGTTACGCAGGATGTGACTGCTCGTCCCAACATGCGTATTAGCTTGGTCTCTAACAACAAGGCTCTGGATGAAGTCATCGTTGTGGCTTATGGCACACAGAAGAAGTCTTCATTCACGGGTTCTGCCCAGAGCATCAGTGCAGAGGACGTAGAACTTCGCCCTGTAACGAGTGTAACAAAGGCATTGGAAGGAAACGTGACTGGTGTTCAGATGACTTCTGGTTCTGGTCAGCCTGGTTCTTCGCCTAGTATCCGCGTACGTGGTTTCGGTTCTATCAATGCTTCAAGCGCACCTCTTTATGTGGTTGATGGTATTCCTTACGATGGTAGTCTGGCATCACTGAACCCTTCAGATATTGAGTCTATGACCGTGCTGAAGGATGCTTCTTCTGGCGCTCTGTATGGTGCTCGTGGTGCCAATGGTGTAGTGATGATTACTACCAAGAGAGGTCAGGAGGGTAAAACTAACGTGACTTGGCGTTCTAACGTAGGTTGGTCAAACCGTGCTAATAAGCGTTACCAGAATGTCAGCCAGACTGAGTTTACTCAGTTGGTTTACGAGGCTCTGCGTAATGCTGAGTGGGATGGCGGCGCATCTTGGACTGATGCAGAGGCTATTGCACGCGCCAGTCTCGGCAGCGAACTCGGTGGCGAGAGCTACAACCCCTTCAAGAACTATACTTGGGATCAGATTATCGACCCCGCTACAGGTCAGGTTCGCACAGACGCAAAGTCTGCATGGAATGAGGATTGGCTTGATGCCGTAACACGCGACAACGCTCTGCGTCATGAGCATCAGCTCTCTCTGAGTGGTGGTAACGAGAAGACTAAGTATGCTATGTCACTGGGTTACCTGAACGAGGATGGTATCTTGAAAACCACTTCTTTCCAGCGTTATAACGCCCGCGTGAATGTGGATACAAAGGTGAACGACTGGTTCCGTGCTAATGTTGGTTTGAACGTGGCTCACTCTATTTCAAACTTCAGCGACTATGATGGTACTTCATATTCAAACGTATGGTACACAGCTCAGTTTGTCAATCCCTTGTTCCCTGTATACCTGAAAGATGCAGAGGGTAAGTCTGTCTATAGAAATGGTCAGATTGAGTACGATTGGGGTGAGGCTCTTGCTAATGGCGACCAGCGTCCAGGTTCAATGAGCGACCATAGCTCACTGGGTATGCTGATGCTCGACAAGGCTGACATCCGTCGTGACGTAGCAGGTATGCGTTCTGGTTTGGTATTCGGTAGCGACGACGATAAGATGGGTTGGGCAAAAGGCCTGAAGCTGGCTATCAACTTCGGTTTCGACTATGACAACAATAACCGTATGCGTTATATGAATATGGAGCATGGTAACCAGGCTGCTTCTGGTGGTTTGCTCACCAAGTACAGCATGCGTACTCAGAGCTACACTTTCAACCAGCTGCTGACTTGGAGCCGTTCTTTTGACAAGCACTCTTTCGATGTTCTTGCAGGTCACGAGTTCTATGCTTATAACTACAAATTCATGGATGCAGAGCGTTCTGGTTTGATGAGCGGACTGCTGGAGCTTCGTCCAGGTGCCACTCTGAAGGATGCTGACAGCTATTCTTTGGATTATCGCATCAACTCTTGGCTGGGTCGTTTCAACTATAACTACGACGATAAGTATTATTTCTCTGCTTCTCTGCGTTCTGATGCTTCTTCACGCTTTAAGAGCGGTAACCGCACTGGTACTTTCTGGTCTCTGGGTGGTAACTGGCGTATCTCAAGCGAGGAGTTCATGAAGGATGTGAAATGGGTGGACAACCTGTCACTCAAACTGAGCTATGGTGAGCAGGGTAACGATGACATCCTCGATGCCGATGGTAATTCTAACTATTATGTATGGCAGGGTCTGTCAAGTGTGGCCTATCCTAATGCCAACACTGTGGGTGCTGTGCTCTCTACACTGCAGAACAACGAGGTGTCTTGGGAGAAGAACTCAAACCTAAACATTGGCTTGGAGGGTACTCTTCTGGATCGTCGTATCCGCTTCAGTGCAGAATACTATGTTCGTAAGACAACTGATATGTTGCTCGACTACCCAATGGCTGTTTCAACTGGTTTCTCTGGTTACTCTGCTAACGTGGGTAACATGAAGAACTCTGGTTTTGAGTTCGAGCTGTCTGGTACTCCCGTTCGCTTCCAGGACTTCGAATGGAATGTTTCTTGGATGGGTTCTACTATCAAGAACGAGGTTACCAAGCTGACTGCTGAGTCACCTGAGATTCTTTCTGGTAGCTATATCATCAAGGAAGGTCTGCCTCTGAATACATTCTATCTGCGTAAGAGTGCAGGTGTGGATCCTGCTACTGGTAAGCAGCTCTACTGGGTTTACGACACTGATGCTGATGGCAACCGTGTGAACGAGCGTATCAGTGATAGCTATTCAGAAGCATCTTCTTGCCGTTATGAGATGGGTTCTCGTATTCCAGATTTGTATGGTAGCATTGGTACTGATGTCAGCTATAAAGGCTTCAACCTGTCAATCCTGACAACTTACTCAATTGGTGGTAAAGTGCTGGACAACATGTATTACAACTCAATGAACCTGAGCTATCTCAGTTCTACTTGGAATAAGAATGTGCTGCGTCGCTGGCAGAAGCCAGGTGATATTACCGACGTTCCTCGTGTAGGAATTAAAGAGAATGTTCACGTGACCGATCGTTATCTGATCAACGCTTCTTACTTCGCCATTAAGAACATTACTCTGAGCTATACTCTTCCAAAGTCTTTGGTTAGCAAGGCTAGCCTGGGTGGTGTGAAGGTTTATGGTTCTTTCGATAATGTGGCTCTGTTCAGTCATCTTGACGGTATGGATCCTCAGTATAATTTCAGTGGTGGCACTACTTATTCTTACTCACCGAATAAGACGCTGACCATGGGTATTGAAGTTAATTTCTAATACAAAAAAGAAAGGAATAAAATATGAAAGCAATATATAAATATACACTGATGGGCTTGCTTGGTGCAACCATGTTGACTGCTTGCTCAGATGATCAGTTGGACACCACGCCTTCTACCTCTGTTGCAACAGAGAAGATGACAGGCTCTGCAGGTAGTGCTATTGCAGCTATTGATGGTATCTACCGTACAATGTACACCACTGGTTATACAACAGGATGGGAGCATGAGGAATTTGGACTCTCTGCTATCAACCTGGCTGCCGACCTGATGGGTGAAGACCACATTCAGGCAAAGTCTGGTAGTGGTTGGTTCTACTATGACTATCTCTATGATGTGAAGGGTGACTATACTCATACACAGGGTCGTCCTTATGGTGTGTGGAATTTCTTCTATACGCTGATTGCCAATGCCAACTATGTGACAACGGCTGAAAAGACAATGACTGGCGACCCTTCAGACGTGAATTATGTTGTTGGTCAGGCTTACGCTATCCGTGCCTTCAGCTATTTCATGCTGGCTCAGTGGTATTCACGTACTCTGGTAGGTCATGAGACGGAACCTTGTGTACCTATCTACACGGAGCCCACTACAAAGGATACGCAGGGTAAGGCTCGTGAGACTGTTGCTAAGGTATATGAGCAGATTGACAGCGACATCAAGAAGGCTGAGGAACTGCTCTCTGCTACGGAACACGATCGCAATAGCAAGTCACACATCAATTTGGCTGTAGCTTACGGTCTGCACGCACGTATCGCACAGGTAGAGGAGAAATGGGATGATGTTCTGACTTATTCTACCAAGGCTATTGCCGAGGCTAAGAAGGAGAAGATTAATATCATAGAAGTTGGCCAGTTTGCCGGACTTAACAAAGTGTCTGCATCTAACGTGATGTGGGGTATGAACATCATTGCTGACCAGACCACAGGTTATGCAGGCTTCTTCACTCATATGGATGCTGATCAGGGAAAATATGGTGCGTCTGCCCGTCAGCAGATAACCAGGGGCCTTTACAACAAGATGGGTGCTAACGATGCCCGTCGTGCTTGGTGGAACCCTGAGGATCCTGCAAATGGTGACAATGGTTACCAGCAGGAGAAGTTCAAGTTCGTGAACTATGCTACATGGGAAGGTGACTATATCTTCATGCGTGTTGAGGAAATGTATCTGGCAAAGGCTGAGGCCGAGTGTATGCTGGGTAATGATGTTGATGCTCAGAATACATTGAAGGCCTTGATGGCTTATCGTGATCCTGATTATACTTGCGCAAAGACTGGTACAGCAATGTCTGCAACAACCGATTTGGCAAGTGGCTCACTGCGTGAGGAAATCATCAAACAGCGTCGTATTGAGTTGTGGGGTGAGTTCGGTCGTATCTATGATATCCGCCGTTTGCATCAGGGCTTCGTACGTAGCACAGCCGATGGTCATCCTTCAGCTGCAGCATCAGCTAAGTTGAATGCTGCCACAAGTAATCCTGAGAGCTACAAGTGGGTGATGGTTATTCCTCAGGCTGAGTTCGATGGCAATGCAAATATGGATGATAGTAAGGATCAGAATCCATTTGATTAATAATAATGTAAAATAATGAGATTTATTATGAAGAAATATATATTAGGCTTGGCCTTATTCGCAGGTATGATGCTTACTGCTTGTGATACGGATAACGTGGGCACTACTTATACCACGTCGGCTCAAAACATCTCATTTGAGAATGCAGAGCCAAATACTGTTGTAACAAAAGCGTCTTCAGTTACTGTACCTGTTGCTATAACTCGTTCTAATACGGCATCTGAATATACGGTACATTATACTTTCTCTACAGAAGATGGTACTGTACTGACAGATAAGAATGGTGGTACTGCAACCTTTGCAGCTGGTGAGTGGTCAACAACTGTCTCTATTGACGCTGCTGGTATGGAGCCTGGTACAACCTATACTTGTAAACTGACACTTAGCGATGAAGACGTTGCTACCGCTGATACGATTGTTGGAGGTTCAATTAATGCTACAACAACTGTCACTGTGATGTGTGACTACGATTGGGAAGAGCTTGGTACGGGTGTTTACACGTCAGAACTCTTTGAGGACAGCTGGGAACAGCCTGTTTTACGTGCAAAAGGAACAAATGTATACAAACTTCCTGATTGTCTTTACAAAGGCTATGACATCCAGTTTGAACTGAGTGATGATGGTAACAGTCTTGTTGCTTTTGAGCCTCAGAAGATGGGTTATAAGCATAGTAGCTATGGCATGGTCTATTTCTATTCTGAGGAAATGGCTCGTGTAGGTAATGTATTGAATTTCAGTATGTATGGACTGGTAGTATATAATGGAAAATTAGCAACCTTGTGGAGTGGATTTACCGAGTCTATTCAGCTTCCATAAGTATGTTAATAAGATGAATATAAAAAAGAGTGTCACAATAGGGTGACACTCTTTTTTTTATGATAAATTACACCGTTATCTCTCCACAGATACTCTGTTTCATAAATTTCCGCACCTGCTCTGGATCATCATATTTTCCTTGCAGATACATCAGTTTGGTGACTGCTGCCTCTACGGTGCCGTCGTAGCCGCTGATGACGCCGGCTTCCTGAAGTTGGTAGCCAGTGTCGTAGCGTCCCATCTCCACACAGCCTTGCAGACACTGACTGATATTGATGATGACCTTGCCTCTGCGGGTGCCTTCACGCAGGGCGCTGATCAGCCAGGGGTTCTGGGGCGCATTGCCAGAGCCGAAGGTACGCATCACTATGGCGCGCAGATTGGGTGTGGCAATGATATGACGAATCAAATCCTCACGGATGCCTGGGAACAGTGAGAAGATAATCACGTTGTTGTCGAGGCGGAACTGTGGGGTGAGGGATGGGTTCTGAAGACGGATGGCTGATGGACGATGGATGTACTCGTCGTGATAGGTGATCTCTACACCTGCATCCGCCAGATGGGGATAGTTGAATGACTCGAAGGCATCGAACTCATCAGCACTCTGTTTGGTGGTGCGATTGCCGCGCATCAGGTGACCATTGAAATAGATGCCTACTTCGGGCACCATCGCCGTGCCGTCCTGACGACGGGCGGCAGCAATCTCGATGCTGGTGATGAGGTTCTCCTTGCCATCGGTACGCAACTGGCCGATAGGCAGCTGTGAACCAGTGAGTATAACGGGCTTGGTGAGGTTCTCGAGCATGAACGACAGGGCAGAGGCTGTGTAGGCCATTGTGTCTGTGCCGTGCAAAATCACAAAACCGTCGTACTCCTCGTAATGATCGGCAATGATATGTGCCAACTCTGTCCAGAGCTTTGGCGACATGTCGCTGGAGTCGATGGGCGGGTTGAACTGATGGGTGGCTATCTCGGTCTGAAACTGAGTCAGCTCTGGCACCCTACTAAGCAGGTGCTCGAAGTCAAATGGCTCCAGAGCACCTGTCTGTGGGTTGTGGTTCATACCGATGGTACCACCGGTGTAAATCAATAGTATCTTTGAGATTTGAGGTTTGAGGTTTGAGATTTGAGGTTTGAGGTTTGAGATTTGAGGTTTCATTCTTTTATGTTTTTTGTCGTTTTAACAATTTTGATGAGTACTGCATATATTCGATTCCAATCGGCATACAATGATTCGAATTGAGAATCATCGATGTATTTTGATTTGTGGATTAGGTCTAACCAGAACCCTGTTTCTCCAGCCTCTTTTAAGGCGATACTCATTTTGTTGCAAAAATCAGCTCTACTTTGGGCATTTTTTCCTTCGAACGAGTTGGCTCCGATACTAGTTCCTGATCTGAGAATCTGCTTTGACATGACATATTCATGTTTCTCATCTGTAAGATACTTATACAGGTTGACAATCCTTATGGCAAAGTCGCTTGCAATATCATAGATATTATTCTCAATAGTCTTCATCTACTAAACCTCAAACCTCAAATCTTAAACCTCAAAACCTAAAGTCAAGCTCCACGTCAACCATGTTGTAGTTGTGCTTGTCGGCGTTGGCGATGGTGCGGTCGTTCACACGGGCATACTCCAGGTTGATCTGCAAGTTCTTGGTGAACATGTAGTCAGCACCAACCTCATACATGGTCTTTGACTGTCCCCATTCCTTGGCCTCGCGGTAGAGGTCGTAGCGAGCCTTTACGTGCATCTTGTTCTTCTGGATAGGAGCAATGCAAAGGGCATAGATACCATCGGCCTTGTCGCTGGTGTGGGCTGCATTCCAACCCTGGCTGTGGATATACTCCGTGCGGAAGGTCCAGTCGTTCTGGGCATATTCGCCTGAGAGGGCGTAGCGATTCTTCTCGCCAACACCGGCACGACTACCAGTCCATCCGAAAGCACCAATGCGCATACCCTTAACGGGCATTACCCACATTCCACCGATGATGTCCTTGCGGTTGTCCTTATCCTTCTGGTTGATGCCCTCACCATTGAAAGCACCTACCTGATAGTGCAGCAGGTTGCGACCTTCGGCATTCTTGAGGAAGTCACCCTGAATCTGAACACCGATGTCACGACCATTTGAAGCGTTGCCGCCACAGCGGTCAGAGAAACCAGCCAACTTGCTGACGTTTTGAGAGTAGCTCATGAAGCCCTGTGTGATAGGGTGCATGGGGTTCTCGAATGTGAAGGGACGCTTGAACTGACCTGCCTTCACCTTGAAGAACTCGTACTTCTGCCACTCACCAAAGAGGTCAACCAGACGAATGTCGGTTGAAGACTTGTCAGGATCGTAGGTGTTACCATTGATCTGCATCTGTACCTTCCAATAAAAATCCTCGTGGGCACGGCCTTCTAATGCCATACGAACCAAGCGCAAGTTGAAACCATTGTTCTCTTTAGCATCCTGGTCACTGGCTTGATACTGCACCATGCCGTAACCACTGAACTTCACATTCTTAAACCATTCGCTCTGAGCCTGTGCGCCCAGTGTTGCGCCCATCATCAGGGCTGCTAATAATACTTTCTTCATATTGTTTGCTTTTTGTTTTTTTATCTTTTCTTCAATAAGACTACATTCTCCACATGTGGGGTGTGAGGAAACATATCTACGGGTTGCACCTCTATCACCTTGTACTGC
Proteins encoded:
- a CDS encoding UDP-N-acetyl glucosamine 2-epimerase encodes the protein MKNICIVAGARPNFVKVAPLIRAIEKAEGAEYELVYTGREDDPTLETSLFDDLQMPRPSVFFGVDSTILNEITSRVMAHFDAYLEENPADVVIVVDDLASTMAAAIVTKKRGIKLAHLVAGTRSFDMNMPKEVNRLVIDALSDYLFTAGTRSNSVAAREQSDSNNTYMVGNILMDTLRFNHQRLQKPALDIEPGSYFVFTVNRKALLADEDKLKKMLIAMSEAAGGTPIIAPLRGKALEVVSGFRFQVSNLKPQPSLSYLEFGWLTAHAKGIITDSGNVAEEATFNSVPCITLNSYTEHQETVSVGSNVLVGEDPQRLKEEMQRIEAGQWKKCALPDRWDGRTAERIVQILLG
- the rbr gene encoding rubrerythrin, producing MKDLKGTKTEKNLQEAFAGESQARNKYTYYASKAKKDGFVQISNIFLETAANEKEHAEIWFKYLNGGKINDTMANLEDAANGENFEWTDMYARMAEEADEEGFKEIAAKFRMVAKIEKEHEERYRKLLDNVKKECVFSKDNDVIWQCSNCGHIIIGKKAPEICPVCDHPKAYFQVKAENY
- a CDS encoding SusC/RagA family TonB-linked outer membrane protein, coding for MEKRLMTMLVGLFLLVGGVLAQTKVSGTVVSQDDGQPVVGATVLVVGTSTGAVTNANGQFSVTVPAGKKTLRVSYIGMVTQDVTARPNMRISLVSNNKALDEVIVVAYGTQKKSSFTGSAQSISAEDVELRPVTSVTKALEGNVTGVQMTSGSGQPGSSPSIRVRGFGSINASSAPLYVVDGIPYDGSLASLNPSDIESMTVLKDASSGALYGARGANGVVMITTKRGQEGKTNVTWRSNVGWSNRANKRYQNVSQTEFTQLVYEALRNAEWDGGASWTDAEAIARASLGSELGGESYNPFKNYTWDQIIDPATGQVRTDAKSAWNEDWLDAVTRDNALRHEHQLSLSGGNEKTKYAMSLGYLNEDGILKTTSFQRYNARVNVDTKVNDWFRANVGLNVAHSISNFSDYDGTSYSNVWYTAQFVNPLFPVYLKDAEGKSVYRNGQIEYDWGEALANGDQRPGSMSDHSSLGMLMLDKADIRRDVAGMRSGLVFGSDDDKMGWAKGLKLAINFGFDYDNNNRMRYMNMEHGNQAASGGLLTKYSMRTQSYTFNQLLTWSRSFDKHSFDVLAGHEFYAYNYKFMDAERSGLMSGLLELRPGATLKDADSYSLDYRINSWLGRFNYNYDDKYYFSASLRSDASSRFKSGNRTGTFWSLGGNWRISSEEFMKDVKWVDNLSLKLSYGEQGNDDILDADGNSNYYVWQGLSSVAYPNANTVGAVLSTLQNNEVSWEKNSNLNIGLEGTLLDRRIRFSAEYYVRKTTDMLLDYPMAVSTGFSGYSANVGNMKNSGFEFELSGTPVRFQDFEWNVSWMGSTIKNEVTKLTAESPEILSGSYIIKEGLPLNTFYLRKSAGVDPATGKQLYWVYDTDADGNRVNERISDSYSEASSCRYEMGSRIPDLYGSIGTDVSYKGFNLSILTTYSIGGKVLDNMYYNSMNLSYLSSTWNKNVLRRWQKPGDITDVPRVGIKENVHVTDRYLINASYFAIKNITLSYTLPKSLVSKASLGGVKVYGSFDNVALFSHLDGMDPQYNFSGGTTYSYSPNKTLTMGIEVNF
- a CDS encoding RagB/SusD family nutrient uptake outer membrane protein, producing MKAIYKYTLMGLLGATMLTACSDDQLDTTPSTSVATEKMTGSAGSAIAAIDGIYRTMYTTGYTTGWEHEEFGLSAINLAADLMGEDHIQAKSGSGWFYYDYLYDVKGDYTHTQGRPYGVWNFFYTLIANANYVTTAEKTMTGDPSDVNYVVGQAYAIRAFSYFMLAQWYSRTLVGHETEPCVPIYTEPTTKDTQGKARETVAKVYEQIDSDIKKAEELLSATEHDRNSKSHINLAVAYGLHARIAQVEEKWDDVLTYSTKAIAEAKKEKINIIEVGQFAGLNKVSASNVMWGMNIIADQTTGYAGFFTHMDADQGKYGASARQQITRGLYNKMGANDARRAWWNPEDPANGDNGYQQEKFKFVNYATWEGDYIFMRVEEMYLAKAEAECMLGNDVDAQNTLKALMAYRDPDYTCAKTGTAMSATTDLASGSLREEIIKQRRIELWGEFGRIYDIRRLHQGFVRSTADGHPSAAASAKLNAATSNPESYKWVMVIPQAEFDGNANMDDSKDQNPFD
- a CDS encoding Gmad2 immunoglobulin-like domain-containing protein, which translates into the protein MKKYILGLALFAGMMLTACDTDNVGTTYTTSAQNISFENAEPNTVVTKASSVTVPVAITRSNTASEYTVHYTFSTEDGTVLTDKNGGTATFAAGEWSTTVSIDAAGMEPGTTYTCKLTLSDEDVATADTIVGGSINATTTVTVMCDYDWEELGTGVYTSELFEDSWEQPVLRAKGTNVYKLPDCLYKGYDIQFELSDDGNSLVAFEPQKMGYKHSSYGMVYFYSEEMARVGNVLNFSMYGLVVYNGKLATLWSGFTESIQLP
- a CDS encoding asparaginase, with the translated sequence MKPQISNLKPQISNLKPQISKILLIYTGGTIGMNHNPQTGALEPFDFEHLLSRVPELTQFQTEIATHQFNPPIDSSDMSPKLWTELAHIIADHYEEYDGFVILHGTDTMAYTASALSFMLENLTKPVILTGSQLPIGQLRTDGKENLITSIEIAAARRQDGTAMVPEVGIYFNGHLMRGNRTTKQSADEFDAFESFNYPHLADAGVEITYHDEYIHRPSAIRLQNPSLTPQFRLDNNVIIFSLFPGIREDLIRHIIATPNLRAIVMRTFGSGNAPQNPWLISALREGTRRGKVIINISQCLQGCVEMGRYDTGYQLQEAGVISGYDGTVEAAVTKLMYLQGKYDDPEQVRKFMKQSICGEITV
- a CDS encoding four helix bundle protein, whose protein sequence is MKTIENNIYDIASDFAIRIVNLYKYLTDEKHEYVMSKQILRSGTSIGANSFEGKNAQSRADFCNKMSIALKEAGETGFWLDLIHKSKYIDDSQFESLYADWNRIYAVLIKIVKTTKNIKE
- a CDS encoding porin, whose product is MKKVLLAALMMGATLGAQAQSEWFKNVKFSGYGMVQYQASDQDAKENNGFNLRLVRMALEGRAHEDFYWKVQMQINGNTYDPDKSSTDIRLVDLFGEWQKYEFFKVKAGQFKRPFTFENPMHPITQGFMSYSQNVSKLAGFSDRCGGNASNGRDIGVQIQGDFLKNAEGRNLLHYQVGAFNGEGINQKDKDNRKDIIGGMWVMPVKGMRIGAFGWTGSRAGVGEKNRYALSGEYAQNDWTFRTEYIHSQGWNAAHTSDKADGIYALCIAPIQKNKMHVKARYDLYREAKEWGQSKTMYEVGADYMFTKNLQINLEYARVNDRTIANADKHNYNMVDVELDFRF